One window of Prosthecodimorpha staleyi genomic DNA carries:
- the leuB gene encoding 3-isopropylmalate dehydrogenase yields MASHNLLLLPGDGIGPEIMGEAKGILNWFGKRGIASFETETALVGGASYDACGKAISEDTMKLADQADAVLFGAVGGPKWDGVPYDARPEAGLLRLRKDLGLFANLRPAICYPALADASSLKRDVVEGLDILILRELTGGVYFGEPKEIVTLENGEKRAVDTQLYTTHEIERIARVAFDLARTRRNKVSSAEKRNVMKSGVLWNQVVTKIGKEEYPDVQLEHVLADNCAMQLVRWPKQYDVIVCDNLFGDILSDVAAMLTGSLGMLPSASLGAPDPTTGQRKSLYEPVHGSAPDIAGRSLANPIAMIASVGMALRYSFGLGEAADLLDKAIANVLATGTRTKDIAEKGSNAVSTQEMGAAILKELESLAR; encoded by the coding sequence ATGGCGTCCCACAATCTCCTTCTCCTGCCCGGCGACGGGATCGGCCCCGAGATCATGGGAGAGGCCAAGGGCATTCTGAACTGGTTCGGCAAGCGCGGCATCGCGTCCTTCGAGACCGAGACGGCGCTGGTCGGCGGCGCCTCCTATGACGCCTGCGGGAAGGCCATCTCCGAGGACACGATGAAGCTTGCCGACCAGGCCGATGCGGTCCTGTTCGGCGCGGTCGGCGGCCCGAAGTGGGACGGCGTGCCCTATGACGCGCGCCCGGAGGCCGGATTGCTGCGCCTGCGCAAGGATCTCGGCCTGTTCGCCAACCTGCGCCCGGCCATCTGCTATCCGGCGCTTGCCGACGCCTCCTCGCTGAAGCGCGACGTGGTCGAGGGCCTCGACATCCTGATCCTGCGCGAACTCACCGGCGGCGTCTATTTCGGCGAGCCGAAGGAGATCGTGACGCTGGAGAACGGGGAGAAGCGCGCGGTCGACACCCAGCTCTACACGACCCACGAGATCGAGCGCATCGCCCGCGTCGCATTCGATCTCGCCCGCACCCGGCGCAACAAGGTCTCCTCGGCCGAGAAGCGCAACGTCATGAAGTCCGGCGTGCTGTGGAACCAGGTCGTCACCAAGATCGGCAAGGAAGAATATCCGGACGTGCAGCTCGAGCACGTGCTCGCCGACAACTGCGCCATGCAGCTCGTGCGCTGGCCGAAGCAGTATGACGTGATCGTCTGCGACAACCTGTTCGGCGACATCCTGTCCGACGTGGCCGCCATGCTGACCGGCTCGCTCGGCATGCTGCCCTCCGCCTCGCTCGGCGCCCCCGATCCGACCACCGGCCAGCGCAAGTCGCTCTACGAGCCGGTGCACGGCTCCGCCCCGGACATCGCCGGCCGCAGCCTCGCCAACCCGATCGCCATGATCGCTTCCGTCGGCATGGCGCTGCGCTATTCCTTCGGCCTCGGCGAGGCCGCCGACCTGCTCGACAAGGCCATCGCCAACGTGCTGGCCACCGGCACCCGCACCAAGGACATTGCCGAGAAGGGCTCCAACGCGGTCAGCACCCAGGAGATGGGCGCCGCCATCCTCAAGGAACTGGAGAGCCTCGCCCGCTGA